A region of the Cyanobium usitatum str. Tous genome:
ATCCAATGGCGTGGAACAGCATCGGCTGATCTCGGTAGCGTCAACCACAGAAATGAATCAGACGCTCTGGTGTAGTTGCATCGCGGCTTGCATAAAGCGCCGCCCATCAGGTCTGGCTCAGCGTTCTGAAGCTTCGATCATAATTCCACCTCGACATGCTCGGTGAACTCTGGTCTTTCCAGGGGAGATACAAGACGCTGCATCTCACCTGGTTTGCGTTCTTTCTTACTTTTGTTGTCTGGTTTAACCTGGCGCCGCTGGCGACCACCGTCAAGGCTGATCTGGGCCTCACGGTGCCCCAGATTCGCACCGTTGCAATCTGCAACGTGGCCCTCACCGTACCGGCCCGCATCCTGATTGGAATGCTGCTCGACAAGTACGGGCCCCGCCTCACCTACTCGGCGCTGCTGGTTTTTTCTGCTTTCCCCTGCCTGTTGTTCGCCTTCGCTCAGGATTTCAACCAGCTGGTGGTGGCCCGCCTGCTGCTTTCGATCGTGGGCGCCGGCTTTGTACTCGGCATTCGCATGGTGGCTGAATGGTTCCCGCCCAAGGAGATCGGCCTGGCTGAAGGCATCTACGGCGGCTGGGGCAACTTCGGTTCCGCTTTCTCGGCCCTCACCATGGTCACCCTGGCCGGCTGGCTCTCCTTCGGAGGTGGTTTCGCGGTCGATGGCGTGGTGCTCAACTGGCGCGGCGCCATTGCCCTCTCCGGCATCATCGCCGCCATCTACGGCGTCTTCTACTACCTCAACGTTGAAGACACCCCGCCTGGCCGCACCTACCAGCGCCCCGCCAGGACGGCTGGCCTGGAGGTGACCTCCATGCGGGACTTTTGGGGCCTGATCGGCATGAACGTGCCCTTCGGCGTGATCCTGGCCGTGCTGGCCTGGCGCCTTCAGAAGGTGAAGTTTCTCGATGACACCGGCTTTGCCATCGCCATCGTGCTGGTGCTGCTGTTCTTCGGGTTCCAGACCTGGGGCATCATCCGCACCAACAAGGA
Encoded here:
- a CDS encoding NarK family nitrate/nitrite MFS transporter, translating into MLGELWSFQGRYKTLHLTWFAFFLTFVVWFNLAPLATTVKADLGLTVPQIRTVAICNVALTVPARILIGMLLDKYGPRLTYSALLVFSAFPCLLFAFAQDFNQLVVARLLLSIVGAGFVLGIRMVAEWFPPKEIGLAEGIYGGWGNFGSAFSALTMVTLAGWLSFGGGFAVDGVVLNWRGAIALSGIIAAIYGVFYYLNVEDTPPGRTYQRPARTAGLEVTSMRDFWGLIGMNVPFGVILAVLAWRLQKVKFLDDTGFAIAIVLVLLFFGFQTWGIIRTNKELIAGTKVYPKEDRYEFKQVAILELTYIVNFGSELAVVSMLPTFFETTFDLPKATAGILASAFAFVNLVARPGGGLLSDKLGSRKSTMGFLTVGLGFGYLLMGMIKPGTFVGSAGILLALVITILCSFFVQAGEGSTFAMVPLVKRRVTGQIAGMVGAYGNVGAVAYLTIYSLLPLWLSGAADAEPTPAVVAASNSAFFQVLGVAGLIVGFLCYFMLKEPKGSFDELHEGETAVASPPLV